The genomic DNA TTTTCTAATTTCAAAATTTCTATCTTCCACTCTCTTTTGTGCATTAACCAAGGATCTTGTTAGCAAGGAATGTGCAATAGGCTCTCCTGTAGCCATTCCAAGTTTTCCCATTAATGACCTTAAACTGTCGCCTGCAAAAAGACGCATCAAGTCATCTTCAAGAGATACATAAAACCTTGAGCGTCCTGGATCTCCCTGTCTTCCCCCTCGCCCTCTAAGTTGATTATCTATTCTTCTTGACTCATGTCGTTCACTACCAATAACATAAAGTCCACCAAGCTCTTTCACTTCCTCATAATCTTTAAGATATAGCTCCCTTTCTTCCCAAACAGCCTTTTGAAACTCTTCAAGACTTGCTCCTGTTCCAATTTTCTTACGAACTCGGTGTTCAAGGTTACCCCCAAGCTTAATGTCAGTACCTCTACCAGCCATATTAGTAGCAATAGTAACAGAATGCTTTGCACCAGCTTCAGCAATAATTAAAGCTTCACGGAAATGATTCTTTGCATTAAGCACCTCATGTCTAATTCCCTTATTTTTAAACATGTTTGACAAAATCTCAGATTTCTCAATAGATACCGTCCCAACAAGAACAGGCTGTCCTCTCTTATAAGCCTCGTAAACTTCTTCAGTAATCGCATTAAACTTAAATTCTTCAGTATAATAAATAACATCATCCTCATCTATCCTTGCCACCAATCTATTTGTAGGAACAACTACAACATCAAGGTTATATATTCTATGAAATTCCTTAGCCTCCGTATCAGCCGTACCTGTCATCCCAGAAATCTTCTTAAACATTCTAAATAAATTCTGAAATGTAATTGTTGCCATAGTTTTATTTTCACTAGCAACCCTAACACCCTCCTTAGCTTCAATAGCCTGGTGTAATCCATCAGAATATCTTCGTCCCGTTAAAATACGACCCGTAAACTCATCAACAATCTCAACTCCAGATTCTCCTACAATATATTCCCTGTCTTTTAAAAAAAGCAAATGAGCTTTTAAGGCTTGCGTCATATAGTGAACATAATTAAAATTAGAGTCAATATACATAGACCCCTTAATTATGCCTCTTGAAACTAAAATTTTCTCAAGATTATTTAACCCATTTACCGTAAAAGATATTCTCTTACTCTTCTCATCAACCGTATAATCTCCATCAAGGTCATCAATCTCTAAAGGATAATCCCCAGTTTTTGGATCCTTAGAACATTCCTTTAAAAGAGATACCAAAGAATTAACTTCAAGATAAGCCTTAGTATCCCCCTCAGTAGAACCTGAAATAATTAAAGGGGTTCTAGCTTCATCAATTAAAATAGAATCAATTTCGTCAATAATACAATAATTAAAATTTCTTAAAGATTTCTGCGCTAAATCAAAGCGCATATTATCTCTTAAATAATCAAATCCAAGTTCATTATTTGTAACATAAGTGATATCTTTGCCATATTCCAATTTTCTTCTATCATAATCCATGTTAGAAAGCACAACACCAACACTAACTCCCAAAAGCTCAAAAACTGGTTTCATCCAATTTGAATCACGCTCAGCAAGATAATCATTAACAGTAACAATAATAACACCATCACCCGTTAAACTATTAAGATATGCAGCCTGTACGGAAGATAGAGTTTTACCCTCTCCCGTCTTCATTTCTATTATTTTCCCCTGATGAAGTGCAAGTCCTGCAATAAGTTGAACATCATAAGGTCTCTCCTTAAGGCGCCTCCTAGCAGCTTCTCTAGAAAGAGCAAAAGCTCTCTCTAGTATATTTTCTAAAGTTTTACCTTCCTTAAGTTCACTTTTAAATCTATCTGTCTCTCTACTAAAGTCTTCGTCCGACAAAGAAAGTGCCCAAGATTCAAGCTTATTGATATTTCTTAAAGCAGGAAGATAATTTTTCAAATCTCTCTTGCTTTTCGAACCAATAGCTGTCTCAAATATCGCTTTTAACATATTAGGTATCAATTCTCCCAAATAATTGACTTTTAACCATTTAAAATAATACCATCTAAAACATGAGAAAGTTTTATAAAATTTACATACTAAGTTTACTTTTTGTAATTATATCATGTAACCCTAAAACTTTAAACGAACTAGGAGAGAAGCAATTTAAAATACCATTTGGAACACTACCCGGAGAAATTGCACCACTTGAGAACAAATTTAACAATTCAAGCTTTGATATTAAAACATACAACGGACTCGTGTACATTGTAGAAGCAAAAGCAAACAAATTAATGATTTTTAATTCTTATGGGAAATTAATTCAAGCTTACCAAAATGGAATATTTAAAACAAATCATGACCTTAAAATCAAAAAAGTAGATTTTGAAAACATTCAAGCCATCTATCCATCAAAAGATTTTATTGTAGTGTCAGATAAACTTGACAACAGAAAAGCTAAATTTGATGAGAAGGAAAATATTGCATACTTTACGAAAATATTTATTTTAAATAAAGATTTATCTGTAGAAGTGCTAGGGCAAGAGGGCCAAAATGGAACACCATTTCCACAAGTTTATGACATAAATATTGATGATGGAAATCATATAGCAATAATAACTATATATAGTGAAGGGTATATCATATATTCTTATGATAACAATTTATTGCCTCTTTACAAGATTTATATTAATAAACATATGCTACAAATACCTGAAGAAGAAACTAAAAAATATAACATATCAATAGATAAAGTATTTTTTGAAGTAAGTAAAAAAATTATTTATGTAAAGACAACCTATTATGAAAACATTGGAACTAATGAAAATATTAACGATCTTGGCGTAAGGATTAAAAATCAATATCTCCACAAAATAAGTTTAAACAACAATAAAGAATTTGAAATAAAGGACAAAATTATCTTACCCAAAAATTTATTAGACGACCAACAAGAAAGTTTTATCAATATCATTGGAATTCAAAAAGATAAAATAATAGCATCTACTAACATAAAAAATCTGCTTAATACTTTAATATGGAGCTTGGATAACAAGGGACAAATTAAGGAACAAATGGTTTTAATTGAACCTCCACACCTTACATTTCTTGCTGAAAGTCTATCTAGGGATGGAATACTTAGCATACTTTATGGAGAAAAAAGTGGGGCAAGTGTTTATTGGTGGAATTTAAACACCTTGCTTAAATTATGACCCCTATTATTAGATTAACATCTATGCGAAACAAAGATTGCATAACAAAAAAACAAAGAAAGTACAAACAAAGATTAACTAAACACTTAATTGTCGGAATAATTTTTGTCATAATGCTATTTATTATAAAAATAGCATTAATTCCCGCATTTACAAAATCTGAACTAAGTTATAAACCTGTAGTAGTAATAGAACACACAAAAAAAAATAAAACTTTACATCTTAAAATCAATATTCAAAGTCAAAATAAGGACTTAGGAAAAGCTAGCTTAGAAGTATACTTAGATAATAAGCTTATTGAAAATAATATGATTTACATAGACAAGATTAACTATACATTATATACTAATGTTGCATATAGAAATGAGAGTTTATTAAATGTAATCCTAATAAATCAAAAAGGAAATAAGGCTTACTTTAGTAAAACACTAGATTTTGGAGGGTGAGCGATGTTGCAAATGTATTTTATATCAGTCTTACTTAATATATTGGGAGGCATAGTACTAGCATTCCCATTTTTAAGAGAAAAATTTAAGTTTTTCATTATATTTGAAGAATTTGTAAATTTAATTAATGATAACAAAAATATAAGAAGCATTTTCGGATCAGTATTTCTAGTAGCTAGCATCTTTGAAATAATTACACCTTATAGTTTACCAATAATTGGAAATTTACTTCCTGCTATTAGTTTATTTTTTATAGGATTTATTTTTTTCTTAAGCCAAAAGATTCCAACAAACATTCAAAACAATAAAGAATATGGAAAATTTAAATCTTTACTTGAAAGCAATAAGAAATTAATAGGAGTCTTTTCAATAATTATTGGAATAATTCACTTTT from Borrelia turcica IST7 includes the following:
- the secA gene encoding preprotein translocase subunit SecA; translated protein: MLKAIFETAIGSKSKRDLKNYLPALRNINKLESWALSLSDEDFSRETDRFKSELKEGKTLENILERAFALSREAARRRLKERPYDVQLIAGLALHQGKIIEMKTGEGKTLSSVQAAYLNSLTGDGVIIVTVNDYLAERDSNWMKPVFELLGVSVGVVLSNMDYDRRKLEYGKDITYVTNNELGFDYLRDNMRFDLAQKSLRNFNYCIIDEIDSILIDEARTPLIISGSTEGDTKAYLEVNSLVSLLKECSKDPKTGDYPLEIDDLDGDYTVDEKSKRISFTVNGLNNLEKILVSRGIIKGSMYIDSNFNYVHYMTQALKAHLLFLKDREYIVGESGVEIVDEFTGRILTGRRYSDGLHQAIEAKEGVRVASENKTMATITFQNLFRMFKKISGMTGTADTEAKEFHRIYNLDVVVVPTNRLVARIDEDDVIYYTEEFKFNAITEEVYEAYKRGQPVLVGTVSIEKSEILSNMFKNKGIRHEVLNAKNHFREALIIAEAGAKHSVTIATNMAGRGTDIKLGGNLEHRVRKKIGTGASLEEFQKAVWEERELYLKDYEEVKELGGLYVIGSERHESRRIDNQLRGRGGRQGDPGRSRFYVSLEDDLMRLFAGDSLRSLMGKLGMATGEPIAHSLLTRSLVNAQKRVEDRNFEIRKHLLEYDDVITKHREFIYSQRDSILADNNIKERLLLSLREYLDFLFDKVKGDVVTGSVLSEINSIFAYMMENIGSVEGISILDLKDKLMEIAKANLGAKEDLIGPELLNEFLRYEYLRNIDFKFQEHLANLDSLRESVYLRSYANKNPITEYKEEGFAIFSELVKDIKVETLRRTLQMKVDVDSSDYKNKPLKKINATHKKITDFVSGEGDNARGIQIVRSSPKIGRNEPCHCGSGKKYKNCHGKG
- a CDS encoding LIC_12708 family protein, which codes for MRKFYKIYILSLLFVIISCNPKTLNELGEKQFKIPFGTLPGEIAPLENKFNNSSFDIKTYNGLVYIVEAKANKLMIFNSYGKLIQAYQNGIFKTNHDLKIKKVDFENIQAIYPSKDFIVVSDKLDNRKAKFDEKENIAYFTKIFILNKDLSVEVLGQEGQNGTPFPQVYDINIDDGNHIAIITIYSEGYIIYSYDNNLLPLYKIYINKHMLQIPEEETKKYNISIDKVFFEVSKKIIYVKTTYYENIGTNENINDLGVRIKNQYLHKISLNNNKEFEIKDKIILPKNLLDDQQESFINIIGIQKDKIIASTNIKNLLNTLIWSLDNKGQIKEQMVLIEPPHLTFLAESLSRDGILSILYGEKSGASVYWWNLNTLLKL